One window from the genome of Paracoccus marcusii encodes:
- the cobT gene encoding cobaltochelatase subunit CobT, with protein MKKSDNPADPFKKALTEATRALAGEHELNVTFSADPAGVAGDTMRLPQISRRMGRDEVLLARGTADALAMRMRHHDAGTHARYSPAGPMARELYEALETARCEALGARDMPGALSNIDAKIGAEADKKGYAQIKAPADAPLSVAAGYILRQAATGRALPAGAQHVADLWRPFVESQASGALADVNDALADQAAFSRLSRRIITDLGYGDQLGEDPDQPEDDDSDENAEQDEESGDSESQDQDDSEESDASPERSQEQTQDERQAQVGMDDTAEDEMADEAEMPDQDSPPDLPPPVSEASPDYRVFAQTWDEEIRAEDLADIAELERLRAYLDKQLEPLRGAVSRLANKLQRRLQAQQNRSWEFDKEEGVLDAGRLARVVANPTMPLSFKIEKDTEFRDTVVTLLIDNSGSMRGRPISIAAICADVLARTLERCNVKVEILGFTTRAWKGGQSREAWLAAGRPAQPGRLNDLRHIVYKSADAPWRRVRPNLGLMMKEGLLKENIDGEALEWAHKRLTRRPEARKILMVISDGAPVDDSTLSVNPANFLERHLRDVIAMVEKRRAVELLAIGIGHDVTRYYQRAVTITDAEQLAGAITEQLAALFDSDPRKRARVLGMASIRRG; from the coding sequence ATGAAGAAATCCGACAACCCCGCCGACCCGTTCAAGAAGGCCCTGACCGAGGCGACGCGCGCGCTGGCGGGCGAACACGAACTGAACGTGACCTTCAGCGCGGACCCGGCCGGGGTTGCGGGCGACACGATGCGCCTGCCGCAGATCAGCCGCCGCATGGGCCGCGACGAGGTGCTGTTGGCGCGCGGCACGGCCGACGCGCTGGCCATGCGGATGCGCCACCACGATGCGGGCACCCATGCCCGCTATTCCCCCGCGGGCCCGATGGCCCGCGAGCTGTACGAGGCGCTGGAGACCGCGCGCTGCGAGGCGCTTGGCGCGCGGGACATGCCGGGGGCGCTGTCCAACATCGACGCCAAGATCGGCGCCGAGGCCGACAAGAAGGGCTATGCCCAGATCAAGGCCCCGGCCGATGCGCCGCTGTCGGTGGCGGCGGGTTACATCCTGCGCCAGGCTGCGACCGGGCGGGCGCTGCCTGCGGGCGCGCAGCATGTCGCCGACCTGTGGCGGCCCTTTGTCGAGAGCCAGGCCTCGGGGGCGCTGGCGGACGTGAACGATGCGCTGGCGGATCAGGCCGCGTTCTCTCGGCTGTCGCGGCGGATCATCACCGACCTGGGCTATGGCGACCAGCTGGGCGAGGATCCGGACCAGCCCGAGGATGACGACAGCGACGAGAACGCCGAGCAGGACGAGGAATCCGGCGACAGCGAATCGCAGGATCAGGACGACAGCGAGGAGAGCGACGCCAGCCCCGAGCGCAGCCAGGAGCAGACCCAGGACGAGCGCCAGGCCCAGGTCGGCATGGACGACACCGCCGAGGACGAGATGGCGGACGAGGCGGAGATGCCCGATCAGGACAGCCCGCCCGACCTGCCGCCCCCGGTCAGCGAGGCCAGCCCCGATTACCGCGTCTTTGCCCAGACCTGGGACGAGGAGATCCGCGCGGAGGATCTGGCCGACATCGCCGAGCTGGAGCGCCTGCGGGCCTATCTGGACAAGCAGCTGGAGCCCCTGCGCGGGGCCGTCAGCCGTCTTGCCAACAAGTTGCAGCGCCGCCTGCAGGCCCAGCAGAACCGCAGCTGGGAGTTCGACAAGGAGGAGGGCGTCCTGGACGCCGGCCGCCTGGCCCGCGTGGTGGCGAACCCGACCATGCCGCTGTCCTTCAAGATCGAGAAGGACACCGAGTTCCGCGACACGGTCGTGACGCTGCTGATCGACAATTCCGGGTCGATGCGCGGTCGTCCGATCAGCATCGCGGCGATCTGCGCCGACGTGCTGGCCCGCACGCTGGAGCGGTGCAACGTCAAGGTCGAGATCCTGGGCTTTACCACGCGCGCCTGGAAGGGCGGGCAGTCGCGCGAGGCGTGGCTGGCCGCGGGCCGTCCGGCCCAGCCCGGGCGCCTGAACGACCTGCGCCACATCGTCTACAAGTCCGCCGATGCGCCCTGGCGCCGCGTCCGTCCCAATCTGGGGCTGATGATGAAGGAGGGGCTGCTGAAGGAGAACATCGACGGCGAGGCGCTGGAATGGGCGCACAAGCGCCTGACCCGCCGCCCCGAGGCACGCAAGATCCTGATGGTGATCTCGGACGGCGCGCCGGTCGATGACAGCACCCTGTCGGTCAACCCTGCCAACTTCCTGGAACGCCACCTGCGCGACGTGATCGCGATGGTCGAGAAGCGCCGCGCCGTCGAGTTGCTGGCGATCGGCATAGGCCATGACGTCACCCGCTATTACCAGCGGGCCGTGACGATCACCGATGCGGAGCAGTTGGCCGGGGCGATCACCGAGCAGCTGGCGGCGCTGTTCGACAGCGATCCGCGCAAGCGGGCGCGGGTGCTGGGCATGGCGTCGATCCGGCGAGGCTGA
- the cobS gene encoding cobaltochelatase subunit CobS codes for MLDMNAKPTEEIDLREVFGLDSDMKVKGFADRTDRVPEIDSTYKFDPDTTMAILAGFAYNRRVMVQGYHGTGKSTHIEQIAARLNWPCVRVNLDSHVSRIDLIGKDAIKLVDGKQVTVFHEGILPWALRNPTAIVFDEYDAGRADVMFVIQRVLEADGKLTLLDQNEVITPNPYFRLFATANTVGLGDTTGLYHGTQQINQGQMDRWSLVATLNYLRHDAEAAIVLAKVPHYNTEKGRKTINQMVTLADLTRTAFMQGDLSTVMSPRTVISWAQNARIFDNVGYAFRLTFLNKCDELERQTVAEFYQRLFDEELPESAAAKAG; via the coding sequence ATGCTGGACATGAACGCGAAACCCACCGAAGAGATCGACCTGCGCGAGGTGTTCGGTCTGGACAGCGACATGAAGGTCAAGGGCTTTGCCGACCGCACGGATCGCGTCCCCGAGATCGACAGCACCTACAAGTTCGATCCCGACACGACGATGGCGATCCTGGCAGGCTTTGCCTACAACCGCCGCGTCATGGTCCAGGGCTATCACGGGACGGGCAAGTCCACCCATATCGAACAGATCGCGGCGCGCCTGAACTGGCCCTGCGTGCGCGTGAACCTGGACAGCCACGTCAGCCGGATCGACCTGATCGGCAAGGACGCGATCAAGCTGGTCGACGGCAAGCAGGTCACCGTGTTCCACGAGGGCATCCTGCCCTGGGCGTTGAGGAACCCGACCGCGATCGTCTTTGACGAATACGACGCGGGCCGCGCGGACGTGATGTTCGTGATCCAGCGCGTGCTGGAGGCCGACGGCAAGCTGACGCTTCTGGACCAGAACGAGGTCATCACGCCGAACCCCTATTTCCGCCTGTTCGCCACCGCCAACACGGTGGGCCTGGGCGACACGACCGGCCTCTATCACGGCACCCAGCAGATCAACCAGGGCCAGATGGACCGCTGGTCGCTGGTCGCGACGCTGAACTATCTGCGTCACGACGCCGAAGCCGCGATCGTGCTGGCCAAGGTGCCGCATTACAACACCGAGAAGGGCCGCAAGACCATCAACCAGATGGTGACGCTGGCCGACCTGACGCGGACCGCCTTCATGCAGGGCGACCTGTCCACCGTCATGAGCCCGCGCACGGTCATTTCCTGGGCGCAGAACGCGCGCATCTTCGACAACGTGGGATACGCGTTCCGCCTGACCTTCCTGAACAAATGCGACGAGCTGGAGCGCCAGACCGTGGCAGAGTTCTATCAGCGCCTGTTCGACGAGGAATTGCCGGAAAGCGCAGCCGCCAAGGCGGGCTGA
- a CDS encoding sigma-70 family RNA polymerase sigma factor, protein MTDARRSELETLIARTAMGDRDAFDRLYDATSAKLHAVCLSVLKDRPEAEETLQEVYIRVWQSAARYASNGLSPMTWLITIARNRSIDRLRARGSRPVTAPEDAAAFVACSAPGPESATIMAQERRMLDDCLARLAEAQAGAVRAVYLEGVSYADLAAREGLPINTVRSWLRRSLLRLKDCVSQ, encoded by the coding sequence TTGACAGACGCACGCCGTTCCGAACTGGAAACCCTGATCGCCCGTACCGCCATGGGTGATCGCGACGCCTTTGACCGCCTGTACGACGCGACATCGGCCAAGCTGCACGCCGTGTGCCTGTCCGTTCTCAAGGACCGCCCCGAGGCCGAGGAGACCCTGCAGGAGGTCTATATCCGCGTGTGGCAAAGCGCCGCGCGCTATGCCTCGAACGGGCTGTCGCCGATGACCTGGCTGATCACCATCGCCCGCAACCGATCCATCGACAGGCTGCGCGCCCGCGGATCACGCCCGGTGACCGCGCCCGAAGATGCCGCGGCCTTCGTCGCCTGCAGCGCGCCGGGTCCCGAATCGGCCACGATCATGGCCCAGGAACGCCGCATGCTGGACGACTGCCTGGCCAGGCTGGCCGAGGCGCAGGCGGGCGCCGTGCGCGCCGTCTACCTCGAGGGGGTCAGCTATGCCGACCTGGCCGCGCGTGAGGGGCTTCCCATCAACACCGTGCGCAGCTGGCTGCGCCGCAGCCTGCTGCGACTGAAGGATTGCGTAAGCCAATGA